In Kitasatospora sp. NBC_00240, the following are encoded in one genomic region:
- a CDS encoding molybdopterin-dependent oxidoreductase, whose product MSSEPGQAPAPPGGSRPQRLRAPAARTAGAAGVGVAAAAAAVALGELVSAFTGPASAPALAVGSAAIDLTPTALKEYAVRTFGTDDKPVLLGGIYLTLTALAVLAGLIAVRRPRAGAAMFAVFGGVGAWAAMSRSTAGLSYLLPSLAAGLGGAAVLVLLTGRYRRALPAGPPPGPAAVADSAPAPDAAAEPGDAPAPGDAPAPGDAPAPGDAPAPGDAPAPGDAPAPVRPDRRQFLIATGGTVALAAAVGWAGRSLSQSRNDISAARLAVRIPPPARAATALPAAVHPGVPGLSPFVTPNADFYRVDTALTLPKIDPDRWSLRIHGLVDRPLLISFDELLRLPLEELDHTMSCVSNEVGGPYVGTTRWLGAALPALLRSAGVRAGADQLVGRSQDGMSIGTPLESVLDGRRALLAVAMNGETLPVAHGFPCRTVVPGFYGYTSATKWLTDLEVTTFARYDPYWVRRGWDRTGAVRTASRIEVPAGFARIPAGTVTVAGTAWATHRGVAAVEVRVDDGPWAEATPAADAGPDLWRQWSHEWTGARPGTHTIQVRATDTSGAVQPEARAAPFPSGSTGWHSTVVTVV is encoded by the coding sequence GTGAGCAGCGAACCCGGCCAGGCGCCGGCACCCCCCGGCGGATCCCGCCCGCAGCGCCTGCGCGCGCCGGCGGCCCGTACCGCCGGCGCCGCGGGGGTCGGGGTGGCCGCGGCCGCCGCGGCGGTCGCGCTGGGCGAACTGGTCTCGGCGTTCACCGGGCCCGCCAGCGCCCCGGCGCTGGCGGTCGGTTCGGCGGCCATCGACCTGACGCCCACTGCGCTGAAGGAGTACGCCGTCCGGACCTTCGGCACCGACGACAAACCGGTGCTGCTGGGCGGGATCTACCTGACCCTCACGGCGCTGGCGGTGCTGGCCGGGCTGATCGCGGTCCGCCGCCCGCGGGCCGGGGCGGCGATGTTCGCCGTCTTCGGCGGGGTCGGGGCCTGGGCGGCGATGTCGCGGAGCACCGCGGGCCTCTCCTACCTGCTGCCCTCGCTGGCGGCCGGCCTGGGCGGAGCCGCGGTGCTGGTCCTGCTGACCGGCCGGTACCGCCGGGCACTGCCAGCCGGGCCCCCGCCCGGACCGGCCGCGGTGGCCGACTCCGCGCCGGCACCGGACGCCGCTGCGGAGCCGGGTGACGCTCCGGCACCGGGTGACGCTCCAGCGCCGGGTGACGCTCCGGCACCGGGTGACGCTCCAGCGCCGGGTGACGCTCCGGCACCGGGTGACGCTCCAGCGCCGGTCCGTCCGGACCGCCGGCAGTTCCTGATCGCCACCGGCGGCACCGTGGCGCTGGCCGCCGCCGTCGGCTGGGCGGGCCGTTCGCTCTCGCAGTCCCGCAACGACATCAGCGCCGCCCGGCTCGCCGTGCGGATACCGCCGCCGGCCCGCGCGGCCACCGCCCTGCCGGCGGCCGTGCACCCGGGCGTCCCGGGCCTGTCGCCCTTCGTCACCCCGAACGCCGACTTCTACCGGGTCGACACCGCGCTGACCCTGCCGAAGATCGACCCGGACCGCTGGTCGCTCCGGATCCACGGCCTGGTCGACCGGCCGCTGCTGATCAGCTTCGACGAGTTGCTGCGGCTGCCGCTGGAGGAGCTGGACCACACCATGTCCTGCGTCTCCAACGAGGTCGGCGGGCCGTACGTCGGCACCACCCGCTGGCTCGGGGCGGCGCTCCCGGCGCTGCTCCGCTCGGCGGGGGTGCGGGCCGGCGCGGACCAGCTGGTCGGACGCTCCCAGGACGGCATGAGCATCGGCACCCCGCTGGAGTCCGTGCTGGACGGGCGGCGGGCGCTGCTGGCGGTGGCGATGAACGGCGAGACGCTGCCGGTCGCGCACGGCTTCCCGTGCCGCACGGTGGTGCCCGGCTTCTACGGCTACACCTCCGCCACCAAGTGGCTGACCGACCTGGAGGTCACCACCTTCGCCCGGTACGACCCGTACTGGGTGCGGCGCGGCTGGGACCGGACCGGGGCGGTGCGCACCGCCTCCCGGATCGAGGTGCCGGCCGGTTTCGCCCGGATCCCGGCCGGCACCGTGACGGTGGCCGGCACCGCCTGGGCCACCCACCGCGGGGTCGCCGCGGTGGAGGTCCGGGTGGACGACGGGCCGTGGGCCGAGGCGACGCCGGCCGCCGACGCCGGGCCCGACCTGTGGCGGCAGTGGAGCCACGAGTGGACGGGCGCCCGGCCCGGCACCCACACCATCCAGGTCCGCGCCACCGACACCAGCGGCGCCGTTCAGCCCGAGGCCCGGGCGGCGCCCTTCCCGAGCGGGTCCACGGGCTGGCACAGCACCGTGGTGACCGTCGTCTGA
- a CDS encoding fasciclin domain-containing protein has translation MSVTRVRTTAALLAAGALAFGLTACGSSGDSSSSSAKSGSAAPAATSSAPAASTPSAAAMTEPFGAACAAVPKDGAGSFNGMAQDPVATAASNNPLLSTLVTAVKAAGLADTLNSARNVTVFAPTNDAFAKLPKETLDKVLADKAMLTKILTYHVTPDSLAPAALAGSHKTLEGSDLMVAGSGQDFTVNGNAKVLCGNVHTANATVYIVDTVLMPTS, from the coding sequence ATGTCCGTGACCCGCGTCCGCACCACCGCCGCCCTGCTCGCCGCCGGCGCCCTCGCCTTCGGCCTGACCGCCTGTGGAAGCAGCGGCGACTCGTCGTCGTCCTCGGCGAAGAGCGGCTCCGCGGCACCGGCCGCCACCAGCTCGGCCCCCGCCGCCTCGACCCCGTCCGCCGCCGCCATGACCGAGCCGTTCGGCGCCGCCTGCGCCGCCGTGCCGAAGGACGGCGCGGGCAGCTTCAACGGCATGGCGCAGGACCCGGTCGCCACCGCCGCCTCCAACAACCCGCTGCTGTCCACCCTGGTGACGGCGGTCAAGGCGGCCGGCCTGGCGGACACCCTCAACTCGGCCAGGAACGTGACCGTCTTCGCGCCCACCAACGACGCCTTCGCCAAGCTGCCCAAGGAGACGCTGGACAAGGTGCTCGCCGACAAGGCGATGCTCACCAAGATCCTGACCTACCACGTCACGCCCGACAGCCTGGCGCCGGCGGCGCTGGCCGGCAGCCACAAGACCCTGGAGGGCAGTGACCTCATGGTGGCCGGCTCCGGGCAGGACTTCACCGTCAACGGCAACGCCAAGGTGCTCTGCGGCAATGTCCACACCGCCAACGCGACCGTCTACATCGTCGACACCGTCCTGATGCCGACCTCCTGA
- a CDS encoding organic hydroperoxide resistance protein codes for MDALYTAVATANGREGRTVSSDGQVDLALAMPPALGGNGQGTNPEQLFAAGYAACFASALGLVARQARADVSEVSVTAEVSIGKDETGFGLSVVLRVELPDSLEGEAGQLLVKQAHEVCPYSKATRGNIPVELVVE; via the coding sequence ATGGACGCGCTGTACACCGCCGTCGCCACCGCCAACGGCCGCGAGGGGCGCACCGTGAGCTCCGACGGCCAGGTGGACCTCGCGCTGGCGATGCCGCCGGCGCTCGGCGGCAACGGCCAGGGCACCAACCCCGAGCAGCTGTTCGCCGCCGGCTACGCCGCCTGCTTCGCCAGCGCGCTCGGCCTGGTCGCCCGCCAGGCCCGGGCCGACGTCAGCGAGGTCTCGGTCACCGCCGAGGTCTCCATCGGCAAGGACGAGACCGGCTTCGGCCTCTCCGTGGTGCTCCGGGTCGAGCTGCCGGACAGCCTGGAGGGCGAGGCCGGCCAGCTGCTGGTCAAGCAGGCGCACGAGGTCTGCCCGTACTCCAAGGCCACCCGCGGCAACATCCCGGTGGAGCTCGTCGTCGAGTAG
- a CDS encoding MarR family transcriptional regulator, producing the protein MTDLSRVPDEELLRLDHQICFSLHAASRAFGGVYRTVLKDLDLTYPQYLVMLVLWEHGELPVKRIGEYLRLDSGTLSPLLKRLEATGYVRRARSSEDERSVTVRPTEAGAALRERAVCVPRRIVEASDLSPAEAATLQSLLARVTGSLDHAAQEFAAAPPGPERATN; encoded by the coding sequence ATGACCGACCTGTCCCGGGTGCCCGACGAGGAGCTGCTCCGACTCGACCACCAGATCTGCTTCTCGCTGCACGCCGCCTCGCGGGCCTTCGGCGGCGTCTACCGCACGGTGCTCAAGGACCTCGACCTCACCTACCCCCAGTACCTGGTCATGCTGGTGCTCTGGGAGCACGGCGAGCTGCCGGTCAAGCGGATCGGCGAGTACCTGCGGCTGGACTCCGGCACCCTCTCCCCCCTGCTCAAGCGGCTCGAAGCCACCGGTTACGTCCGGCGCGCCCGCAGCAGTGAGGACGAGCGCTCGGTCACCGTCCGCCCCACCGAGGCCGGCGCCGCGCTGCGCGAGCGGGCGGTCTGCGTCCCACGCCGGATCGTCGAGGCCAGCGACCTGTCGCCCGCCGAGGCGGCCACCCTGCAGTCGCTGCTGGCGCGGGTCACCGGCTCGCTCGACCACGCGGCCCAGGAGTTCGCCGCCGCCCCGCCGGGCCCGGAGCGCGCCACGAACTGA